The Marinilabiliales bacterium sequence ATAGTTTGAGCCGAGCCATACTATCCTTACATTTTCAGCAATTGCAGGTTCCTTGAGTAGCGCCAGCGCAATGTTGGTCAGTTTGCCCACGGGCAGAAGTATCAGTTCCTGGCCCCGTTCCTTCAACGCCTCTTCAATTATGAAGTTGACCGCCTCGTGTCCGTCAAATTCCGGCTCATTGATATGGTCTTTAATTTCCTCGAAAGAGCCCTGTGCACCTGTATAAAGTGGAATGCTGTTCCACACGCCGCACAGCTGCATTACCCGTTTCGCCTCGTCATAGTGGTCGCTTACGGGCGAGAAGGTAACAGCGTCATCGGGGCTGCTTGTTGCGTTTACAGTAACTCCCTCAACGGCAAAAACATCTCCGCTGAAAAGCAGGTAGGCCAGTGCGTGCTGGTCGTCGACCTCATTGTCTGCATCGGTGTCAAAAATGACATGGTGCCTGAAAGCAGGCTCTTCGGCTTTTTCAGGAGCTTCAGCACAGGAGAGCAATACAGCTCCGAATACCATAATTACTGCGGTCAGGTATGCGCCCGAACCGCCGAATTCATTAATCATTGTGATAATTGATCTCTTCATTTTTAAAGGTTTAAGGTTAGAAATTATTATAGTTTATTATGTGCCTTTTGCTACA is a genomic window containing:
- a CDS encoding nucleoside hydrolase, with the translated sequence MVFGAVLLSCAEAPEKAEEPAFRHHVIFDTDADNEVDDQHALAYLLFSGDVFAVEGVTVNATSSPDDAVTFSPVSDHYDEAKRVMQLCGVWNSIPLYTGAQGSFEEIKDHINEPEFDGHEAVNFIIEEALKERGQELILLPVGKLTNIALALLKEPAIAENVRIVWLGSNYPRPGEHNQDWCIGSMNYILDQDVPFDMVTVRYGDPSGTDAVKVTQAQILHRMPGKGPRLSEPVTGRHGGEFYTWGDYSANLFEHYGMWGSPPSRPLFDQAAVAIVKNPDWAESYEHPAPIYIDGQWVERPDNPRTITIWEWFDIYGIINDFFVVMDNPVIAERP